TATTTGGGTCTTTGATTATTTTTTGCTCTTTTAACTCAAAGGTAACTTTGTTTGGCTTAGATACTTTTTTATTAATTTCATCCCAATTAAACGGATTTGAGCATTTTACAAAATGAGTTTCTACAAATACGGCTGTGTTCAGATATTCTGAAATTAATATAGCGTGTTGTTGAAACCACATCGCCCTAATTCTAGTAGTATTAAGTAAAGGCTCTAAATCTTGTGAAAAAGTATCTTCCAGATTCCTTTTTGAATATTTGGTAACTACTTCATCACCACCTAGAAGCCCTACATATTTTAAAGTTTCTGTATCAGATATTTTATAAAATAGTTTTACGGTACTGTTTGATAAAATTGCATTACGTACTGACATATCTTCTATTTGAGAAAGATCCTGCAAAAGAAGTGAACAATTTACACCAAATCCTGCAAGTGTACTTAATCCACCAGATAATCTTTTTGATACATAAAAAGAAACTTCATCAAAAATTGCATGACAGTTCGCAAGATTTCCTTTTGCTTTTTCTTTTCGTACAGTTTGGGAAATATCTATATACAAAAGCTTAAGCATTTGTAAACTGGATGAGTTTTCCATATCACATTTAAAGTATAAAACTTTGCCATTATAAAGAGCTTCTTTGATGCTGTATTTTGTATAGATATTTGCATTAAGTAACAGTTCAAAAATTTTCATATAAATCATTTCTAAAGCAGCTATATTTTTTGCGTTAAATTGTAACTCTTCTAAAAGTTCTGTGGTAAAATACATGTTAGATAATTTTTCAATTCTATTTTGATTTGGCTTTACTTTTTGTAGTTCTTCTTGAAGCTGTTTATACTTTTTTAAGTCATCAAATAAGCACCTTACATATTCCATAATGAAATACCAATCTTTAGGGTTATCTTTTGTCTTTTCATTGTTTGGATTATAGATTACTTCTAAAATTTTTAAAAGAGTCATTCTTTGATTTCCTCTATAGTGTTCGACCGCTGGATCGGTACTCTTCTCAAACTCTAATGCAACTGAAATTTTTTCCCACATTTCAATAATCGTATCATCATCATTGAAGCCACTATAACCAAAGTCATTAGGATAATTTACAATCAAAAAATCTTCGGGGCGATTTTGTTTTTCTAGTTCTTCTTTTATTATTTGAGGTGTAAAATCTTCTTGTTTAACATCCACATAAATTAACCCGTCTTTGTAGCGTAATGTTTCTAATACATTATTACCTATGACGATACCTTTACCTGAACGTGTGTAACCTACATATAATTTATGGTTGATTGCAGCTTTTGGTATATACATTGGTTTATATT
The Candidatus Desulfofervidus auxilii genome window above contains:
- a CDS encoding TraM recognition domain-containing protein, which translates into the protein MFDLFKKKNQNKKVQMRHFASNLGRSITSITTAKKELYHPPKKYSPSKYICKDGYEFFGITYDQTEEKYKPMYIPKAAINHKLYVGYTRSGKGIVIGNNVLETLRYKDGLIYVDVKQEDFTPQIIKEELEKQNRPEDFLIVNYPNDFGYSGFNDDDTIIEMWEKISVALEFEKSTDPAVEHYRGNQRMTLLKILEVIYNPNNEKTKDNPKDWYFIMEYVRCLFDDLKKYKQLQEELQKVKPNQNRIEKLSNMYFTTELLEELQFNAKNIAALEMIYMKIFELLLNANIYTKYSIKEALYNGKVLYFKCDMENSSSLQMLKLLYIDISQTVRKEKAKGNLANCHAIFDEVSFYVSKRLSGGLSTLAGFGVNCSLLLQDLSQIEDMSVRNAILSNSTVKLFYKISDTETLKYVGLLGGDEVVTKYSKRNLEDTFSQDLEPLLNTTRIRAMWFQQHAILISEYLNTAVFVETHFVKCSNPFNWDEINKKVSKPNKVTFELKEQKIIKDPNIKIEHGENTNIKEDVLSILANAADDDIVDF